A single Syngnathus acus chromosome 8, fSynAcu1.2, whole genome shotgun sequence DNA region contains:
- the LOC119125642 gene encoding piggyBac transposable element-derived protein 3-like, translating to MEVFDAIEDEDAVVDKIFIAPPVVSFESDEDTGEEDCGGTFNKLSVRQLSAPAVVVLADGRVIGDDDDGDTEEEEEPQQASTSKKRSQKDVLDYNWTNSKTRLTKFPDARPLAVPTILVGKSAVQKLDFFLSDVYPHLVRETIKYAAVTDSNFQLTIGELKRVVGILLLSGYHQLPSRRHYWNTDEDLHCALVAGAMSRNRFEEIIRYIHCADNTRQNSSDRMTKLRPMMDILNARFGEAYPMDCNLDLDEAMIEYFGRHGCKQAIRNKPVRFGYKAWCLNSGTNGFLLHFDIYQGASVDASEVERKFGKGGGTLLRLLDNLPDAVRALPLRIYIDNYFTGLPLVAELRRSEGYEEEAAWYTTDTANKIALTRWKDNAVVTIASTLAAEHPLQKVSRWSRQEKKKVAVDQPFVVQLYNRSMGGTDRADQSIELYRINMRRKKWWWPIFTWMLDAAVFNAWVLHRLDEHSGMSLLEFRREVARTLVAAPGATRARRSGRPRVCAVADDSRFDTVEHWPEVAAQGRKCALPTCKSRPSSACSKCLVALCTVKCFRAYHQPE from the exons ATGGAGGTCTTCGATGCAATCGAAGATGAGGACGCAGTTGTGGATAAAATCTTTATTGCTCCACCCGTGGTCAGTTTCGAGTCTGACGAAGACACGGGCGAGGAAGACTGCGGAGGAACGTTCAATAAACTCTCGGTACGGCAGCTTAGCGCTCCCGCCGTGGTGGTCCTCGCCGACGGACGTGTGAtcggagatgatgatgatggcgacactgaggaagaagaggagccccAACAGGCCTCCACCTCAAAGAAACGCTCGCAGAAAGATGTGTTGGACTACAATTGGACCAACAGTAAAACGCGCCTGACAAAATTCCCGGACGCCAGGCCTCTCGCCGTCCCCACAATTTTGGTTGGAAAGAGCGCAGTTCAGAAGCTGGACTTCTTCCTTTCCGATGTATATCCTCACCTTGTTCGCGAGACCATCAAGTATGCGGCGGTGACTGACTCCAACTTCCAGCTCACCATCGGAGAATTGAAGCGCGTGGTGGGGATCTTGCTGCTCTCGGGTTACCACCAGCTCCCCAGTCGCCGACACTACTGGAACACAGATGAAGATCTCCATTGCGCCCTCGTCGCTGGGGCCATGTCACGCAACAGGTTCGAGGAGATCATCCGCTACATTCACTGTGCCGACAACACGCGCCAGAACAGCAGCGACCGGATGACAAAGCTGCGTCCCATGATGGACATCCTCAACGCTCGGTTCGGGGAGGCGTATCCAATGGACTGCAATCTTGATCTGGACGAGGCAATGATTGAATACTTTGGAAGACACGGATGCAAGCAAGCAATCCGAAACAAGCCGGTGCGGTTCGGCTACAAGGCCTGGTGCCTGAACAGTGGGACCAACGGCTTCCTGCTCCACTTCGACATCTACCAGGGGGCGAGTGTAGATGCCTCTGAAGTGGAACGCAAGTTCGGCAAGGGCGGTGGCACGCTCCTTCGACTTCTGGACAACCTCCCCGATGCTGTGCGTGCACTTCCGCTACGCATCTACATAGACAACTACTTCACCGGCCTCCCGCTAGTTGCAGAGCTGCGCAG ATCAGAAGGCTATGAAGAGGAAGCCGCGTGGTACACGACAGACACGGCAAACAAGATTGCGCTCACTCGGTGGAAGGATAACGCCGTGGTCACCATCGCCTCCACCCTCGCCGCTGAGCATCCTCTGCAGAAGGTGTCACGCTGGTCAaggcaggagaagaagaaggtggcAGTGGACCAGCCATTTGTTGTCCAGCTGTACAACCGCAGCATGGGCGGCACGGACCGCGCCGACCAGAGCATCGAGCTCTACCGCATCAACATGCGCCGGAAGAAGTGGTGGTGGCCGATATTCACCTGGATGCTGGACGCGGCCGTCTTCAATGCATGGGTGCTGCACCGGCTGGATGAGCACAGCGGGATGTCTCTGCTGGAGTTCCGACGCGAGGTGGCCCGAACTCTGGTTGCAGCACCAGGCGCCACTCGAGCTCGGAGATCGGGCAGACCGCGCGTGTGCGCAGTTGCCGATGACTCCCGCTTCGACACCGTGGAGCACTGGCCGGAAGTGGCGGCGCAAGGCCGAAAGTGCGCACTGCCGACTTGCAAGTCGCGTCCGTCCAGTGCGTGCTCCAAGTGCCTTGTGGCACTGTGCACTGTGAAGTGTTTCCGTGCTTACCACCAGCCGGAATAA